In Fervidobacterium nodosum Rt17-B1, one genomic interval encodes:
- a CDS encoding ABC transporter ATP-binding protein, whose product MEVDKLDKKPLLTVRNLRTYFYTEDGVVKAVDGVDFEVYEGETLGIVGESGSGKSVTSLTILRLLDPKGKIEEGSEIIFNGKNLLELNDDEMRKIRGNEIAMIFQEPMVALNPVFTIGEQIMEAILLHQEVDKKTARQMAIDMLRKVGIPEPEKRVDEYPHELSGGMRQRAMIAMALSCRPKLLIADEPTTALDVTIQAQILELMKELQREYGMAIILITHDVGVIAENADRVVVMYGGKVMETADVKTVFKKPKHPYTWGLLNAIPRLDIEQDRLYSIPGMVPDPLHFPPGCRFSNRCEFKEEKCTIEMPDLVQVEEGHYSRCFFYKKVEEAQKIAKAGEGA is encoded by the coding sequence ATGGAGGTGGACAAATTGGATAAAAAACCACTATTAACTGTTAGAAATTTGAGAACATATTTTTATACAGAAGATGGCGTTGTAAAAGCAGTAGACGGAGTAGATTTTGAAGTATATGAAGGCGAAACATTAGGTATCGTTGGTGAATCTGGAAGTGGAAAGAGCGTCACTTCACTAACCATATTAAGATTGCTTGATCCAAAAGGCAAGATAGAAGAAGGTAGCGAAATCATATTCAATGGAAAGAATTTATTAGAACTCAATGACGATGAAATGCGTAAAATTCGTGGTAATGAGATAGCAATGATATTCCAAGAACCAATGGTTGCTCTTAACCCCGTCTTTACTATTGGCGAACAGATTATGGAAGCTATTTTGCTCCACCAAGAAGTTGACAAAAAAACAGCAAGACAAATGGCTATAGATATGTTAAGAAAAGTCGGTATTCCTGAACCAGAAAAACGCGTTGACGAATATCCACACGAACTCTCCGGTGGTATGAGACAAAGAGCGATGATAGCAATGGCTCTTTCTTGTAGGCCAAAACTTCTCATAGCAGATGAACCAACAACGGCTCTTGATGTTACGATTCAAGCACAAATACTCGAACTAATGAAAGAATTACAGAGAGAATACGGAATGGCTATTATACTTATCACACACGATGTTGGAGTTATAGCGGAAAACGCCGACAGAGTAGTTGTTATGTACGGTGGAAAAGTTATGGAAACAGCTGATGTAAAAACTGTCTTTAAAAAGCCTAAACATCCATACACATGGGGACTATTGAACGCAATTCCAAGATTGGATATTGAACAAGACAGGCTTTACAGTATACCGGGTATGGTTCCAGACCCATTACACTTCCCACCAGGATGCAGATTCAGTAATAGATGTGAATTCAAAGAAGAAAAATGTACTATAGAAATGCCAGACCTTGTACAAGTTGAAGAAGGGCACTATTCAAGGTGTTTCTTCTACAAGAAAGTTGAAGAAGCACAAAAAATAGCAAAGGCTGGTGAAGGCGCATGA
- a CDS encoding ABC transporter ATP-binding protein: MSENKITQAVQNTNFQNQDEQKEVILRIDNLVKHFPIKAGVFKRIVAWVKAVDGVSFEVYKGETVGLVGESGCGKTTVGMTLLRLYEPTSGRIIVNGEDTTHYFLPSWKAKRYVQKTYIEKFRNSGFTPKDDVDTKYFKIFKEKGEEGLIKYLVDDLEEKRLQFRRDIQIVFQDPYSSLDPRMRIKNILAEGPLAHKMITKSQAIDKVGKALEEVGIHPTHMYRFPHEFSGGQRQRIGIARALLMNPKLIIADEAVAALDVSIRSQVINLMMDLQKEHNLTYLFISHDLSLIKYISSRVVVMYLGKVVETARKKDLFDEPLHPYTKALMSAIPVPNPEFKKQRIILQGDVPSPVNPPSGCPFHPRCPVAKPICSKEKPELREIKPEHFVACHFPGSL, translated from the coding sequence ATGAGCGAAAACAAAATAACACAAGCTGTTCAAAATACAAATTTCCAAAATCAAGATGAACAAAAAGAGGTTATCTTAAGGATAGATAATCTTGTTAAACACTTTCCTATCAAAGCTGGAGTTTTTAAAAGAATAGTTGCTTGGGTAAAAGCCGTTGACGGTGTGAGTTTTGAAGTTTATAAAGGTGAAACAGTTGGTCTTGTCGGTGAATCTGGCTGTGGGAAAACAACAGTTGGTATGACACTTTTGAGACTTTACGAACCCACTTCAGGTAGAATTATAGTGAATGGTGAAGATACAACACACTATTTCTTACCTTCATGGAAGGCTAAAAGATACGTACAAAAGACATACATCGAAAAATTCAGAAATAGTGGCTTTACTCCAAAAGACGACGTTGATACTAAATATTTTAAAATATTCAAGGAAAAAGGCGAAGAAGGGCTAATTAAATACCTTGTTGATGATTTGGAAGAAAAGCGATTACAATTCAGAAGAGATATCCAAATAGTTTTCCAGGATCCATACAGTTCGCTTGATCCAAGAATGCGTATAAAAAATATCCTTGCCGAAGGTCCTTTAGCTCACAAAATGATTACGAAATCACAGGCAATTGATAAAGTTGGAAAAGCACTTGAAGAAGTTGGAATTCACCCGACACACATGTACAGATTCCCACACGAATTTTCCGGTGGTCAGAGACAGAGAATTGGTATAGCAAGAGCTTTACTAATGAATCCAAAGCTTATAATCGCAGACGAAGCTGTTGCCGCACTTGACGTTTCAATCAGATCGCAGGTTATAAACCTCATGATGGATTTACAAAAAGAACATAACTTAACGTATCTTTTCATATCGCACGATTTGTCGTTGATTAAATATATTTCCAGTAGAGTTGTTGTTATGTACCTTGGAAAGGTTGTTGAGACTGCGCGTAAAAAAGACTTGTTCGATGAACCTTTGCATCCATATACAAAAGCACTTATGAGTGCTATACCAGTTCCAAACCCAGAGTTTAAAAAACAAAGAATAATACTCCAAGGAGACGTTCCAAGTCCGGTTAATCCACCAAGTGGATGTCCATTCCACCCAAGGTGTCCAGTTGCAAAACCAATTTGTTCAAAAGAAAAACCTGAGCTAAGGGAAATTAAACCTGAACACTTCGTTGCTTGTCACTTCCCAGGAAGTTTATAA
- a CDS encoding TetR/AcrR family transcriptional regulator yields the protein MKEVKNETKKDLILKIALEEFANYGFVAASTNRIAKKAGISKGLIFKYFKSKEKLYFSVFEQLISELYSVVLPKIEVCNDFFDSLIEVTKSKIEYFIVHPLEFKFLEILRNDLENVNSKVFTTEMKKKLIELMMNEEKKSYNTLWEKFSNIKLKDGIDRNFAFEFTFTVLKSYGNLLLNKYSLQKNMEDGMNKILDELKKVIEFIKYGIL from the coding sequence ATGAAAGAAGTTAAAAACGAAACAAAGAAAGATTTAATATTGAAAATAGCCTTAGAAGAATTCGCTAATTACGGTTTTGTGGCGGCATCTACCAACAGGATAGCAAAAAAAGCTGGCATTTCTAAAGGATTGATATTTAAATACTTTAAAAGTAAAGAAAAATTGTACTTTTCGGTTTTTGAACAACTTATATCCGAATTATATTCAGTTGTTTTACCTAAAATAGAAGTTTGTAATGACTTTTTTGATTCACTGATAGAGGTGACTAAATCAAAGATTGAGTATTTTATCGTACATCCACTTGAGTTTAAATTTCTTGAAATCTTGAGAAACGATTTAGAGAACGTTAATTCAAAAGTTTTCACCACAGAAATGAAAAAGAAATTGATAGAATTAATGATGAACGAAGAAAAGAAAAGTTACAACACTTTATGGGAAAAGTTTTCAAATATCAAACTTAAAGATGGTATTGATAGAAACTTTGCTTTTGAGTTCACGTTTACTGTGCTCAAATCATATGGAAATTTATTGTTGAATAAGTATAGTCTCCAAAAAAATATGGAAGATGGTATGAACAAAATTTTGGACGAGTTAAAAAAAGTTATAGAGTTTATAAAATATGGAATTCTCTGA